From the Musa acuminata AAA Group cultivar baxijiao chromosome BXJ3-1, Cavendish_Baxijiao_AAA, whole genome shotgun sequence genome, the window CCGAAGCGCAGTGGCATGACACGGACGCCCACGCCCATTACCACCAGACGGGCCTTTGCTCGCTCCCGGCCGAGCTGATCCAGGAGAGCTCGCCGGCGATCCGGTTCCAGGAGCTGGTCACCGCGCAGCGCGGCCATCGCTGCTTGCCGGAGAGCTGCGCGGTGTGCCTCTACGAGTTCGAGGGCGCCGACGAGGTCCGGCGGATGGGAAACTGCCGCCACGTCTTCCACCGGCACTGCGTCGACCGGTGGCTGCAGCACGGGCAGTGCACCTGCCCTCTGTGCCGAGCGCCGCTTGTCCCCGGGGAGCTGCACGCCGACGGCTCTTTGTCTTACGACGAGGGACACCTGTGCTCCTTCCCGCTGCCGCCGGCGGTGTCTGCGCTGCGTCCCCTTCGGTTGCCTGCTTCCTAGCGATAGAGATCGGCGAGCGAGCAAGCAGTGTACAGAGGTGATGGAAGCTGTGCAAAGCACAAAAGTCGGATGCAATAAGACAGGGAAGAAGACCATCAATCATAGTGTGGGTTGGTTCTTCTCCTTGTACAGTCTTGGTTGGGAATGAGGCTTGGGAGAGCGTGATATGAAGCTTTCTTGAGGGTACTCTTGAGTGTTCCAAAGGAGTTTGgagcttgagagagagagagagagagagagagaagggtctGCAACCTGTTCACTGCAGCACTTCCTTGGTTGGATTGGAGGCTTGAGAGAAGAAGGATCAAAATCCTACTGGTGTGGGTTGATTTTGATGTGTAATATCTGCTCCCTTTCTTCTGACTTGAATTACCAGCAAAATTTTTTGTTGCTggttgcttgtaagggttgtaacTTTGGATTGAATGAGACTGAGAAACTTCTGCTTGGTTTTACGTTTTAGTGTTGTGGCCAATGGATGCCATCATGCTTGAGAACATGCCAAGATAACAGTTGGTTTAACTGGTAAAGACTTTAATAGTTTATCTTAAGAACCTGTCACTTATTCTCAGTATTAAATTGATATGCAACTTAGATCCCTACAGTTCTTAGATCCCTACAGTTTAGAAAGAAGGATGCAATCCCTACGGTTTAGAAAGAAGATGCTACAATCATTCACAAAGAAGTAATCTTACCGTAAACTTCTACTCGCCCTTCGGATAAATTAGAAAGAAGGATGCaataataattcaaaaaaaataatcttACTGTAAACTTCTGCTCGCCCTTCGGGTAAATTAGAAAGAAGAATGCAATAATAATTCACAAAGAAGTAATTTTATCGTAAACTTCTACTCGCCCTTCGGGTAAATTAGAAAGAAGGATGCAACAATAATTCACAAAGAAGTAATCTTACTGTAAACTTCTGCTCGCCCTTCGGGTATATTAGAAAGAAGGATGTAACAATAATTCACAAAGAAATAATATTACCGTAAACTTCTGCTCGCCCTTAGCGTAAAGGATTCCTAAGACTCAGATctgccattaaaaaaaaaaaagtaatcttaTCACAAATATAGTTGACAAAATGTAAAACTCTCAAAGATGGACTAATATCAGTGCTTGAAGTTTTCCAAAATGACTGATCATATCAAGTATTATTTAGATTGACAATGTAGCACATATAGAACCAACCTTTTCTAGGAAATCTCAAAGGCAAATAGCTATGTCTGTGGTGATGATTGATGCCAACTCTGGTTGGCCTTTCTATCAATCAAGCTTAATATGATGAAAAAAGAAACATGGAGGATGAAACACAAAAGGAATGGCATACAGATGCCGAAAGACTTGCAGTTCACAAACAAGTTTGTGTACAATAAGCAGTTCACAAAGAAATGGCATCAAACATTTAGCTTGCAGGTCTAATTCCTATGCATTGATATCCCTGCGAGAAGTCGAGAGTGCACCACAAATTATTCTCAGTGAGCTCCTCTAGAAAGTCCATGCTGGAAGGTGACAACCAAAGAGTATTAGGAGACACACAGATGAAGCCGAGAGTGCACCACAAATTATTCTCAGTGAGCTCCTCTAGCAAGTCCATGCTGGAAGGTGACAACCAAGGAGTATTAGGAGATGCACAGATTATGCATTAGGTATGGA encodes:
- the LOC103980391 gene encoding brassinosteroid-responsive RING protein 1-like encodes the protein MGFPVGYSELPKLLLHLLFLFAHLRRLINWVFHCLGLGALLESEAQWHDTDAHAHYHQTGLCSLPAELIQESSPAIRFQELVTAQRGHRCLPESCAVCLYEFEGADEVRRMGNCRHVFHRHCVDRWLQHGQCTCPLCRAPLVPGELHADGSLSYDEGHLCSFPLPPAVSALRPLRLPAS